The Salvia miltiorrhiza cultivar Shanhuang (shh) chromosome 2, IMPLAD_Smil_shh, whole genome shotgun sequence DNA window CTGTTGGAAGTAAGAAAATCCTTATGCAAAAGGATGGAATGGCTTGAGCAACTCCTTTAATTAAAATCTCTTTACCAGCCTTGGACAACTTCTTTCCGTTCCACCCCTGAATACGACCCCACAACCTATCTCTGAGATACTGATAAATCTCCTTCTTTTTCCGCCTCACAAGAGAGGGAAGGCCCAAGTACCTGCCCGTGTTCAACGGCGAGAAAATACCCAAGGAAGTGGAGATCGTTGCCCGAACATCCACATTTGAACTGAAGAAAACTCCAGATTTCTGGAGATTTATAGCTTGCCCAGAGGCTGACTCATAAACCACAAGAACTCTCTTAAGAGCAGAACACTCATCTAGGGAGGCCCGACAAAATAACATACAATCGTCGGTGAATAAAAGGTGGGAGATAGCCGGGCCCCCTTGGCCAAGTTGGAGCCCATGAAGAGTACCTCTGGCAGTTTCATGTCGGACCATGGCTGAGAGACCCTCAGCACAAAGAATGAAGAGGTAGGGGGAGAgatgtgacacccaaatccaatttaaattttaaatgaaaacgcacgtagaaaatcatgactataaataaatatttaacgaGAAAATCATGAAAGAAATCtctattcaaaataattcactcaaaataacatctttaaggattttaaactaaatttaaaatatttgatttgccattcgaccttccacgcgcctccggcctttaaaacctgaaaatgttaaatgtgggatgagcatacagagtacactcagtgtgggaacatgcaataattgtccacgttaataaaatggtaacacatatgaTCATAACATTTCATAACATTTgctcgcacggtggcataccaaggacctttccgtcctggacccATTCAATGGGCCCCTGGCGATAATTAAATGGTTGCAACCTTAACTTTTACATTTacatcgcattgtggcataccaaggatctttccatcctggacccattcaacgggcccctagcgatatcctcaaaatatacatcataacacatatggtaaacacataatattaaaattaaaatggataATAATTAACCACgacatgtatttaaataaatctcacacctgaaacttgagctttgaaaattaacttgaataattcaaatcaaaatcaacGTCTTAGTCGCGCCACACCTAGTTACAATTAATttaaacaataattaataaaagaatacaaaaacttaattattataaaatatatatacatacttgtatgtgtgtgcgtgtgatctATATTTATATGAGTGAATAAATCTTGAATTACTAACCTCTGTAAGTAATCGATTTATTTGTCTGCCGATTTTCATGGTTGTGTGAATTAGCCTCCATTCTATTTATATCATTAGTTATAGGTTTGATTAGTCATCTActagatttattttatagatTTATAGGTATGGTTATGCAACTTTAGAAATCCTACACGTATACAAACATATACACtagtttaatattttaaattctttatttaatcattttaAAAAGGGATAACCATACACATATatttcgtatatatatatatagagtaaaattttgaagtagccaaaatgaagcataaaacacaatttatggccacattgaaaaaacacaaattttggtcatttttatagctttgggacgtttttgcccttaattgggcggactgggtagggtcaggagcgcgggtcgcgtgccgggtaggatcaggcacgcgggtcgggttaggcactatatgtgccataagtgccaacgaaattttttttttactccccctgccctgtctaccccccagacccccgaccccacccaccccacccacccccaagccaaaaaaatttactttattattttattttatggcacttatggcactaatagtgccataagtgccaacgaaatttttttttactccccctgccctgtctaccccccagacccccgaccccaggggaagtgtttaaaaagttccttttggcttgggggtgggggggtagggtcgggggtcagggggtaggcagggcagtgggagtaaaaaaaaaattattggcttggggtgggtgggtggggttagtggtctggggggtagacaaggcaggggaagtaaaaaaaaaaaatttgcttgggggtgggtggggtccgggggtctggggggtagacaaggcaggggaagtaaaaaaaaaatttggcttgggggtgggtggtgggggggtgggtgggtgggtgggtgggtggggggtgggtggggtcgggggtctgagggggtagacaaggcggggaagtaaaaaaaaaaattttttttggcttgggggtgggtgggtgggggggtgggtggggtcgggggtctggggtctgggggtagacaatgcaggggaagtaaaaaaaaaaaaattttttttggcttgggggtgggtggtggggggggtgggtggggtcgggggtctgggggtagacaaggcaggggaagtaaaaaaaaaaattttttttggcttgggggtgggtggtgggggggtgggtggggtcgggggtctggggggtagacaagcaggggaagtaaatttttttttttttggcttgggggggtgggtgggtgggggggtgggtggggtcgggggtctgggggtagacaaggcatgggttaatccctaaatctggatccgggtcaaatgaagttgttggatctattgggttaaagggtaaattaggtagagcacataaaagatggccaaatattgatattttaaattttgtggacaaaatttaagattcaatcaccaatagggccatccggccctattgtttatatatatatatatatatgtgtataaaaaaatttatatacttcttatatgtatatataggcaCTAtacgtgtgtatatatatatacaattattcAATTCTTTAAGAAATTCAAgcttcaattatttatttataaatatataattatatttgtgaaaataaattttattttaaagcataattataatatcaaagttattattatactttttttaggggcgcgactagactaacaaaaattaaataaataaaataatttcaagcACTTTATGAAttaaaagttcaataattttcaaataaaatttgtaaagaaaataaatggttttgggctgtgacaagaGCGGATCTCCTTGGCGAAGCCCTCTCCCCGGGACTAGGGTTGAGCAtaaaccgaaccggaccgaaaaaaccgaccgaactgatcatttttggttcggtttggttTTAGAATTTCTGGTTCGGTTTTCATACTTAAAAACCGATCatgatcggttcggttttcggttttgagattttggttcggttatgaaccgaaccgaatcgatcatgatatatatattatttattttatattttatattgcaAGTGGTAAAAGTAAACCCTAGTCTCAATTTCTCATCCCCATTTTAAAACTGCTGCGCGGCGCCTCCCTTATCCATTTCGAAACCCTAGTCTCCTCCCTCTCTCCCAGCCgcgtgtcacagcccgccctaactatggatagttaggccgagtgatccacgactagggatggggttaaagaagaaggggaagaaaaggggtgtcatttatagccgtaaaacttactcatcttaataaaactcgtcatttttattcattaatactcaattgaaaacagtctatgaaagacagcataaaacttaattaatatcattaatcaagttatacatcgtatgaaaccattctcttaagactcaaagtatgacataacatactataacatcaacaacatcttgcagcggaaagtagctagacatatgtatgaagacatattctagacaggttaactatttattaacaaccctggagactccgctcattgcagcaccatcatcacatcagctcaacctgcacatttagaaaacatatgcagggctgagtacaaaagcactcagtgggcacgtatgcctaggtataaaaatacatgcttcaaaattgtaaattgtcatgccatcataaacagtacagcaagggagtttttcgctaaaaaggcccaagcttactaagttcatttgtgattcttaaagttcgtctgatcagactaagttcttttgtaatctatcatatctgaaactgtgtgccggagaggtggccacctctcacggtcacttgaccggccaacccgctagatgactcacggtcactggtgtacactagtcctggcaggatagctatcaactgctcaggacccgaattcgattgcatcattggcaaagccaaagcagatagatatcatactaaaattgaaacattttatggcaagacaatagttgaaataactttaactcaaagattttgtcatgaaataacttgcttgaatgtaacatttaaactcatttgatatatatgaaactgaaattaacagttagatcatctcatgcattcattcgtataagaggcctacgacacgcaggggatctctatatacgtatagtaaaagtaatgcccacctcgttgtgtctctgtatcaatgagtaacgtcactctctccctcaagtcgttacttcccaaaaggaccttcatcgttatgaagaattggtgagaagttataaaagaaacctcgattaataatctaatttcttttatgaaacattagtatctctaatgttcatctctcttgattgttaatcaatataacaattattatctctcgtcattactcattaattataacatccttatgttataattagcagcgcttcaattaaaagaaatatttaacacatcgaaaagtccactttcttagcagatctattcgctctcatctcgtctaattaaccaattagaaagttaaactttccattaggcatgtatttgagtcacgggtcaacaagaatcgactatgctcaaattctaatttcactaaaaatttcgacatgacctattcatatataatgtcagccacgagatttcaacgcgtgaatctcactacgtgaactcgtctctcgactcaaaacttaacatcttgacatcttttcaacgcaaaccaaacaattcaaaatcatcaaaactctttatcagtaaactatcatttatactcgacaccaattgttcgagtgtcagataccaacatttatgcgcgttaatcataactctcacaactcacaccatttagtcatatcgtatcatccatcaaaacaaatataatcaagttgttttctagaaagttttgctgtttttgtgtcatctttaaaaattcataacaaccaactcaatcatcataaactctcataccaattgatctcaaaaacttcatgaagtgtagttcactctaaaaatggtagttaaccaaaaaggttaaagatTTTTGGAGagattgctcttttagtgcaggctgtcaaagattgacagtttctgccaattttgtttaggccattagaaaccaaggcaaaccttaataaaattccatcaaatttaatcatccaaaactaaaggtatccttgaagatttggttaaaatttcacaagagaaaacgttcatatgatctgccaaataaacaatgaaactcatacacttttactgttggacaaatatgacagcagaacagggcatttttgaaataataaactgctctgtttcagaggtcataaaaatcgaaatcttatgtttttagaaaagtattgaagtccagtttcgtttaaaaaaaacggtgatgcaaaatccttcatggattaatagatataaacgtttttgtgaagtctaccaacagttgacagattctgtcaaggattttttcaaaatatctttaaaataccaaacatcatccaaaagacatgaaattttgcagcgacgaaatacacatatcatagataaacatactaaaatttcagagccatcaagcaatgaaaactcatcgaaacataagcttgaaactgctgtaaaatttttacagaattccagttttaatttcgttcaacaattatcatccataaattgtaaatcaattagcatgctcatgtgatatcgtagaacacatatacgcaataatattcattatgcaacgtcccaaacttcacgaatttaaataatcatactctaaaaacttatactagtttcgtgcttggaaaaatacgaatttaatatatatcgattctagcatacccttaagcacaaatatcaagtcaaaacgatcaaacaaaaatcgaaagacaagctaatatgtgaaaaacggggctgccctgatgggtttcatagctacggttcgttccgttcttactcccttcattaaacatgctcaacatttacccaagaacaacatactaaaatttcacgacgatccgacgtcgtttcaaaataaagtcgagaatcgacgtttttcgacatcgacgaaaatcgaaaataaaaccatcaaaacgtaggtaaagatcttacctacttagatacgtgatcgaaaagatgatcggcgctcgtctcggtgctcaaatcggaggtcaaaagctccgtccaagcttaaatggaaaatggcgtgtgtagtgtgtgttttaggtgttgtgtgtgtgaatatgtgagttgtgtgtgtggtgtgggctgatatagcgtgagttagtgaggggaaaggggttttgggaggtttgggggtggttaggggtagggtaggttagatatttagtcgttaaatatctcgtttcgtctcgtctcgtctcgtcttaacgactaactacccatactcttcgttactcgccctctcaactcctactcactttcattacactcgtaattctatataaatatagaaaacgcatgCCCGTTCttgaaattctgataaacgagctcggttcgtttatcgagaaatcccgatttactattcactcgtcgtccaaaaataaaaactttcattattggacttgtatcgaaaaactaagaatatttctcgacgacgtgcacgtaagattttgaaagtcgacaaaaagacgaaatagcagtattttactattcatcatcaaaaagtcaaaattttcaaaaacgtcttaacggactcagatctcacttccgagttcaccgttctcattcaaataattatctcgaattattcaaatactcaaactcaattacggatataaaatcacacatcatcctcacatcatcaaaagaacatctcaacatcttaaaaaaaataacaagaaaacttcatataactcctcatctatttacaaagtaaatcaaacaagggatctaaaccctaattactcaaactcaagcaattaaacacgtcatcaaaagcccgggtattacaccGCGCCTCCATTCTCCACACTGCCCAGCCGGCAGCCGGCGCCTCTCTAACCGGCGACCACCCCCACCGCCTCCATTCTCTGCACCTCCATTCCGATTTCCGCCGTTTCTCCTCTAGGACGAGCAGACCAGGATGGCAGCACGAGCAGACCCGCCGGCCGCCCCCCGCTTCTGACGTCTCCAGCATGAGCCAGACGCCGTCCATACCAGCTTCTCCTCCGCCGGACCGCCGCTGAAGCCTGACGCGGACCTCCCCCCGCCACCTTTCTCCCCTCCTTCGAAAGGTAAACCAATTTCTTATGCTTTGGTTGGTCTATTTTAGTGACTTCTTTAGTGAATTTGAgcaattttgtatatttttttttgaatattaCATGCTGTTTTTTACAGAATTATGCAGATTTGCtgtttttttgaaagaaaaaaaaattcgttcGGTTCGAAAACTGACCGAAACCGATCGATTTTGGCCGGTTCGGTTGTGGTCGGTTTTCAGGCCTCAGgcggttcggttcggtccgtCTACAACCaaggtcggttcggttttggttTTCCCAaattggttcggttcggttcggttttgaaccgatgcTCAGCCCTACCCGGGATAATAGGACCAACAGCCATGCCATTAACAAGCACGTTGTAAGAGATCGTTCGAACACATAAATTCATCCAAGATCTCCATTTAGCACTAAAATCGAGCCAGTTAAGGATAGCATCAAGATAATTCCAGTCAACCCGATCATATGCTTTACTGATATCAATTTTGAGTGCAAAGAGGCCATGTTTACCTCTAGTTTTCTTCTTCATGGATTGTATGGCTTCAAAGGCAATCAAAATGTTGTCTTGAATCAACCTCCCCTCCACGAACACGGACTGTGCACGGTCGATAAGATTGGGCAGAACCTTCTTCAACCTATTGCATAAAACCTTGGAGAGGATCTTGTAAATAACATTGCAAAGAGCAATCGGCCTGGGATGAGCGAAACCATGGTGTGGTTGAGGCCCGGAGGAAAATTCTCGTTGTCAAGCAAAGAGCAGCAGCTTTTGAAGACATCAGCGCCAATCACTTCCCAAAAGGTTTGATAGAATTTGGGGTTAAAACCGTCTGACCCCGGCGACTTATCCGGGTGCATCTGAAAAGTAGCAACTTTAAACTCCTCCAAGAGGAACGGTTTGGTGAGTTCCTCGTTCATGGCGTCATTGATACCTGGGTTAAGATGATCAAGCACACGATGAAAATCGGTGACATGATTAGACTTGTCAAAAAGACTTTCAAAATAATTTCGGGCCACAATTCTGATATCCTCCACGCTTTCGGTCTAAGTTCTATCATCCCGTTGGGGCCGTACAATGGTATTCTTCTTTTGCCTAGCCGAGGCCATGGAATGGAAGAATTTTGTATTACAGTCCCCCTCCTGCAACCAGTGTTGTTTAGCACGCTGACGCCAATGGGTTTCCTCCTGCAAAAGTAAGGACGCAAGATCTCTCCTGGCCTTCTTGAACTTGTTGATAGAGTAAGAATCAGTCCTCCCTTGAAGGCCCGAGATCTGATTCTGGAGTCTTGTCTTGGCCAGCCTATCATTCCGATGTAAGTGTGTTGCCCAAATAGATATGGACTCCGAAACAGCGGTGAGTCTTTCCATAACATTGATCCCATGGAGGTTTGTCCAACAATCACGGACAATATTGGGAAAGTCCGGTTGAAGGCACCACTTGTTCTCGAAGCGAAATTTTTGTTTGATTAAGGACGGGGGTACACCATTACACTTCAAGAGAATCGGGACATGATCGAAAATAGAGACCGTGAGGGGAGTAAGATGATAGCCGGTGAGGGAAATGTCTGAGAGCCCGTACTCCAGGACCGCATATCTAAACTCAGATAAGAGCCAGTTGGGATGATCCACGTGGCCACGATTTTCTCCAGGATCGAGGAGGTCGTTGAAGTCTCCCACTACAACCCAGGGGAGAGAGTTGAGCGCTGCTAGGCGAAGTAAAAGGTTCCACGATTCGCGACGTCGACCTCTGTCCGAAAATCCATAATACCCCGTAAGCCGCCAATCACCATTAACATCATAGATATGCATGTCAATGTGATTTTGAGAGTAGCCGATGAGTTTGCAGCTAGCCGAAGATCTCCAGATCATACATATGCCTCTACTCCTACCAACACAATCCATGCTAAAGCACCCTTCAAATTAAGTCTAACTTTGATCTCTTCAATACGTTGTTTATGAGTAATTGTTTCGcataagggtgtgtttactttgatagaaaaaaggttggaaaatttattcgggcagccccttttcactcattttctcacaaatgttggataatattatcctattgagagggtgtgaaaatattttccaacatttcaatttttttaactttcCAATTTTACCCTCTGAAGATGTTTAATCTTGGTAATTAATCATGAGTTATAACTGAGGGCAATTtggtaaaattactaatttatcTATTCATTT harbors:
- the LOC131007953 gene encoding uncharacterized protein LOC131007953; amino-acid sequence: MDCVGRSRGICMIWRSSASCKLIGYSQNHIDMHIYDVNGDWRLTGYYGFSDRGRRRESWNLLLRLAALNSLPWVVVGDFNDLLDPGENRGHVDHPNWLLSEFRYAVLEYGLSDISLTGYHLTPLTVSIFDHVPILLKCNGVPPSLIKQKFRFENKWCLQPDFPNIVRDCWTNLHGINVMERLTAVSESISIWATHLHRNDRLAKTRLQNQISGLQGRTDSYSINKFKKARRDLASLLLQEETHWRQRAKQHWLQEGDCINDAMNEELTKPFLLEEFKVATFQMHPDKSPGLKKVLPNLIDRAQSVFVEGRLIQDNILIAFEAIQSMKKKTRGKHGLFALKIDISKAYDRVDWNYLDAILNWLDFSAKWRSWMNLCVRTISYNVLVNGMAVGPIIPASGQAINLQKSGVFFSSNVDVRATISTSLGIFSPLNTGRYLGLPSLVRRKKKEIYQYLRDRLWGRIQGWNGKKLSKAGLTDELERILNSFWWGNNGGVGKGIKWMKWERLCIDKKLGGLGFRSLQLLNLAMLGKTG